The uncultured Methanoregula sp. genomic sequence CCCCGACAACTGCCGCTGCCCCGACAATTCCCTGTTCGAGCGGTGTGGCTGCGAACTGGACGATGATGAGCGGCAGGGCAATCGACATGACGAAGAGATCAAACCCGTCCAGGAAGATCCCCATCGATGAGAGGAACCAGATATGGGCATGCTTCAGGGTGAACGGGGCGTCATCCATTGCTTCCGTGAGAACCGTGCAAGGCATAATATGACTCTGAAACGTTGATTTGCTTCTTCTCGTCTTGAAAGTGATATACTTTTCTTTTAATTATTCACCCGTAAAATAATTGCCGGAAATGAACCAGACCCTCTGATCAGGCCCTGCCGGATGATATCCGGTTGCACCGACGGGCATACAGGGTATTCCGGTGGATCATGTCCCGGTTGACCCGGGATGCCATGGAGTTACCGGGCAGTCCTGTTAATAACAACGGGTGGATTTTTTTTAAAGACCACAGGGCCTCATATGCACGAACGGGCGTTGTTGTAACCCGGTAGAATTGAAGATTCGAACCATTGCGGCAGGATAAAAGGGAGTTTTCCTTCAGGTGAAAGGATATTTTTGGATCCCGGCAGATACGAAGCGTTAAACCATGAGAGCGTCATACTCTCAAAAACGTGTCAAGCGTAAAACAGCCGCTGACAACGACATGCCGGATCCGAAAGATTTTCTTTCTCCTCATGACGTGCACTGCTCTTTTTGTCCGGGAAAAAATGGGAGGCAATCGTATGCACACGAATAAGGTGACAAGTTATATCCTGGTAATCTGCCTGGTTCTTACCGGATTTTCTTTTCTTGCAGGATGTACCCGGACGGGATCAGATACCACCATCGTGAAGATTGATTCGGGGAATGTTTCAGGGCCCGCGGCATCGACCGGATCGCGAACATGGAAATTCGTGGTATTCGGGGATTCTCCTGACCCCGCGGAGAACACGACAACCGGTGTAAGTCCGCAACTCAGCCTGATCGCGAACGCAGTTGCCGCAGAGAGACCTGACATGGCCCTGTATATCGGTGATCTGGTCAGCGGGTGGGCCCTGACCAATGCATCCCCTATGCAGAATAATTACACGGGCCAGTTCGGAAACTGGGAGGAGGCAGTCTCTCCCATCTATAATTATACCACTGGTTCAGGCATCCCGTTGTATATCATACGGGGAAATCACGAGGATGGCCCCGATAAAACCGATGCTGCCCTCCTCGATGCCTACCGCGCTACGGTTGCATCCGGCATGCCGGTAAACGGCCCGCCCGGGGAAGAGAAGCTGACGTACTCGTTTGCGCACAAGGGTGCAAAATTCATCCTTATCGACGATTATATAGCGCACAATGGTAAGAAAGAGACCGTGAACCAGAGCTGGGTCAACGGGCAGCTCAAAGAGGACACCCGGTCGTTCACGTTCGTCGTGGGACATTCGCCCGCGTACCTCGTGGACAATGATACGGAAGACATCCCCTACAGTCTCCCGACGCGTCCCACAGAACGTGATACGTTCTGGAACAGCATGGTGAACAACAATGTCTCTGCCTATTTCTGCGGGCATGCCCACCTGTACGTCCGGGCCGGATCTCAGGGTCTTACGCAGATCGTCAGCGGGAATGGCGGGGCACCCATGCAGGGTTTCGATCCTGCGCTTGCCAATCCGGCACTTACGCTGGAATACCCGAAAGAGTCCATTGCCCAGAATGATCAGAAAGTCGGCTACCTCGTCATAACTGTTCACGAAGACAGCAGGACATTCGAAGGGGTCCAGCAACTGTATAATACAACGACCCGGTCCTGGGAGACCGGAGATACATTCACCCTCCGGGCCCGGTGAAACAGCAGCGGGACGGTGCAGAGGAAGAACCCTGCCAGCACGGGAGCGGGGGAACCCGATACGCCCGAGGCGATTTCCGGGCAGGCTCCAATATGTTATACGGTACCGGTTAGTGTACCTGGCGGACTGCACATGGCCCGCCAGGATCCGGCATGCTGTTTTGCCACAAGAGCCCTGCTGTCATTGTTGCTTTAAAAAGATCATTGGCAGGGGCATTCTGAACGAAATTTGATCTAAAACAGCTGTTCCGGAGCATAATGTTCCATGTTTTGGATGAAAAAGGCATGTGGAAATCATCTTCCATATATACCTTTAAAAAAAAGTTTGTAGTATTCATTCAGGTTTGATGATTAATGACAGAAACAACGAGTACCAAATGTTCATTTGTTGAGATCAAGGACATCACTGCCGGCGCCGGGGCACTCGGCCTCCTGGGATACGGCATGGCCGGAGTCCTCGCAAGCCTGGCCAACACAGGCATGATCGAGTCCGGTTCAATGATCATTTCCATGGCGATCTTCATGGGCGGCTTTGCCATGTTCACTGCCGGCCTGATGGAATGGAAGAAAGGGAATACTTACGGGATGGCAGCCTATTCCTGCTTTGGCCTGTTCTGGTTCTCGTATGCAGCGCTTCTCCTCCTGCCGGCGCTCGGGATTGTAAAAGGAACCGGCGGTGCCGGTGCAATGGCGGCCTATCTCGCGCTCTGGGGTCTTTTTACGCTGATCACGTTCATCTGCGCCCTGAAATTGTCAAATGCACTCGCGTTTGTTCTCGGGACCCTTACGCTGGTCTTCTTCCTTGAAGCTGCCGGCGCTGCAACAGGTACCGGCATGTTCACCGTACTTGCCGGGTATATCGGTATACTCAGCGGCCTTGCTGCAATATACACGGCCGTTGCACCGGTCATTAATGATATCTACGGCAAAACGGTGGCACCGATAGGGTGAGTGCGGAAAAATATTCCGGAAAATAATTCCCTCCTCTTTTTAAACGGTAACCCGTTTTGTGCTGTTCGGTTGTATGCTTTTTACCCGTGATGCACGTGCGGGAACATGGTGCAGGTTTTTCGCTTACCGGAATTCGTACGCAGCCATGCCGAGATTACCCCAGTACCAGCTCTCGTGAAGGATCGTCCCCTTTGCACCTGGTCCGGCTGCACCGAGTGCGGTGAGCAGGGGCATGAAATGGTCCGGATAGGGCTGTGCGTGAATTGCGGATGGTGCGAGATCCCTGTAGCGGAGGAGGCTTTCCGTGTCACCGGAAGTTACGGCACGGTTCAGCCATTCACTGAACAGAGCCGCCCGGCTGTCGGTGGGGATCCCTTCCCCAAGTGCCAGAACAGGATCGCCAAGCGGGTGAACTGCCCCGCCGCTCCCGATGATGAGGACCCCCTCATGCCTGAGCGAGGCTATTGCCGCCCCGAGCGCGAGGTGGCGGGCCGGATCCAGATGATCCTGGATGGAGAGCTGGATAACCGGAATGCCCGCTTCAGGAAAGATCAGCATCAGGGGTACCCATGCCCCGTGATCGAGACCCCGTGCGGTGTCGGTGTCGCAGGGGAGCCCTGCTGCTTCCACGAGTCCGGCAATGCGGCGGGCGAGGCCCGGGTTTCCCTCTGCCGGGTACCTGATCCGGTAGAGTTCAGAAGGAAAGCCGGAGAAATCATGGATGGTTGGGGGTTTCTGGATAGAATTCACGGCGGGTCGTGTTGTGTTCCAGTGGGCGGATATGCAGAGAACCGCAGCGATATTCTGGAACCGGTTACCAAGTCCGGCAAGGAACCTGTGGGCCGGAACATCCGGTTCGAGTGGCAGGGTCGGAGCGCCGTGAGAAACGAAAAGAACAGGGATCGGTTCCGGGGTCATGAGGGAGTATGGAACCGGGAAGTAAAAAAAAAGGCAGCTGATCGTGGCGGTCCCCGCGTAGCGGTAAAGCGGTGTGCGGGATGGAGAGGGTTCCGGATTGTGGTAAGGTGTTCTCCCGTTAAAAGCTCGCACGGGTCATACCGGATCGGGCTGCCGGGTGATCACGAAGATGCACCGGTCATCTCCCGAAGAGTAGCAGCGTTCTTCCACAACGGTCACCGGGCACTGCAGGTGATGGGAGAAGATCTCCGTGAGAACGCCGATATCAAATGCGCATGCCCCATGACCGGTCACCGGCAGGTCTTCGCATTCGAAACATCCATGGACTTCGATCGTGAGCGGATCGGTACCGGCGAGCGTGATCGCACCTAGGCTGTGGGCCTGCCAGAACGCATCCATCTTCCGGACAACTTCGGCAACAGACCGGCCGGCAATCCTCGGGGCAAGCACGCACCCCACTTCAGCGCCGGTCCGCTGCAGCACCGGGTCGATATTGATCCCAATAGCCATGGCCTGAGTCCGGAATACTTTCACGCAATAGCGGAAGAACGAGACAATGTCGTCATCAGAAAACGGCTCATCGTGCTCCCCGTGCCGGTGGACATGCCGCCTTGATTTCGCACCGCGATCCCTATTGGTCAGCCTGCCAATGGCAGATGACGAGAGTGCAATGAAACGACGGCGGCTGTCGCGGGGATCGGGCTGTGAGACGATGAGCCCCGCACGTTCAAGGTCGCGGATATGGACAGATATCGTGGACTTGGCTTTCTGTGTCTGTTCCACGATCCGGTCGAATGCCACCGGGCCGTTGCTCACGAGCCCGAGGATCCGGACCTTGATCGGGCTCTCTACGGCCACGACATTGTCCCGCGTGGAGAAGAGCCGGACTTCGC encodes the following:
- a CDS encoding metallophosphoesterase translates to MHTNKVTSYILVICLVLTGFSFLAGCTRTGSDTTIVKIDSGNVSGPAASTGSRTWKFVVFGDSPDPAENTTTGVSPQLSLIANAVAAERPDMALYIGDLVSGWALTNASPMQNNYTGQFGNWEEAVSPIYNYTTGSGIPLYIIRGNHEDGPDKTDAALLDAYRATVASGMPVNGPPGEEKLTYSFAHKGAKFILIDDYIAHNGKKETVNQSWVNGQLKEDTRSFTFVVGHSPAYLVDNDTEDIPYSLPTRPTERDTFWNSMVNNNVSAYFCGHAHLYVRAGSQGLTQIVSGNGGAPMQGFDPALANPALTLEYPKESIAQNDQKVGYLVITVHEDSRTFEGVQQLYNTTTRSWETGDTFTLRAR
- a CDS encoding class III extradiol ring-cleavage dioxygenase — encoded protein: MTPEPIPVLFVSHGAPTLPLEPDVPAHRFLAGLGNRFQNIAAVLCISAHWNTTRPAVNSIQKPPTIHDFSGFPSELYRIRYPAEGNPGLARRIAGLVEAAGLPCDTDTARGLDHGAWVPLMLIFPEAGIPVIQLSIQDHLDPARHLALGAAIASLRHEGVLIIGSGGAVHPLGDPVLALGEGIPTDSRAALFSEWLNRAVTSGDTESLLRYRDLAPSAIHAQPYPDHFMPLLTALGAAGPGAKGTILHESWYWGNLGMAAYEFR
- a CDS encoding V4R domain-containing protein; this encodes MQSQKDSGTDISAGEVRLFSTRDNVVAVESPIKVRILGLVSNGPVAFDRIVEQTQKAKSTISVHIRDLERAGLIVSQPDPRDSRRRFIALSSSAIGRLTNRDRGAKSRRHVHRHGEHDEPFSDDDIVSFFRYCVKVFRTQAMAIGINIDPVLQRTGAEVGCVLAPRIAGRSVAEVVRKMDAFWQAHSLGAITLAGTDPLTIEVHGCFECEDLPVTGHGACAFDIGVLTEIFSHHLQCPVTVVEERCYSSGDDRCIFVITRQPDPV
- a CDS encoding acetate uptake transporter; this translates as MTETTSTKCSFVEIKDITAGAGALGLLGYGMAGVLASLANTGMIESGSMIISMAIFMGGFAMFTAGLMEWKKGNTYGMAAYSCFGLFWFSYAALLLLPALGIVKGTGGAGAMAAYLALWGLFTLITFICALKLSNALAFVLGTLTLVFFLEAAGAATGTGMFTVLAGYIGILSGLAAIYTAVAPVINDIYGKTVAPIG